In the Anastrepha obliqua isolate idAnaObli1 chromosome 1, idAnaObli1_1.0, whole genome shotgun sequence genome, one interval contains:
- the LOC129253439 gene encoding modular serine protease-like isoform X1 codes for MYTYIWEPNMFAATLILLSHVFFVTSIEITEVDFEGCSGSQCDDGTCIEDTYFCNGFKDCPDGSDESEQTCKEAECTDSDFKCSYGACIPHQITCDQKFDCVDGSDETFALCPNTQPCPNTKFQCGYGGCINFDGKCDGKFDCPDQSDEYPPLCQ; via the exons atgtatacatatatttgggaACCAAATATGTTTGCTGCAACATTAATATTACTCAgccatgttttctttgttacaAGTATTGAGATTACGGAGG ttgatttcgAAGGCTGCAGTGGATCGCAATGTGATGATGGCACTTGCATTGAAGACACCTATTTCTGCAATGGTTTCAAGGACTGCCCGGATGGATCGGATGAATCGGAACAAACGTGCAAGGAAGCAGAATGCACTGATAGCGATTTCAAGTGTTCCTATGGCGCCTGCATACCACACCAAATAACCTGCGATCAAAAATTCGACTGTGTGGATGGCAGCGATGAAACTTTCGCATTATGCCCCAATACGCAACCATGCCCCAATACGAAATTCCAGTGTGGCTATGGCGGATGCATTAATTTTGATGGAAAATGTGATGGCAAATTTGATTGTCCCGATCAAAGCGATGAGTATCCACCGTTATGTCAATGA
- the LOC129253439 gene encoding modular serine protease-like isoform X2, with protein sequence MRHLPLGNSSCSKVFITGQGLSLQQYFDFEGCSGSQCDDGTCIEDTYFCNGFKDCPDGSDESEQTCKEAECTDSDFKCSYGACIPHQITCDQKFDCVDGSDETFALCPNTQPCPNTKFQCGYGGCINFDGKCDGKFDCPDQSDEYPPLCQ encoded by the exons ATGCGCCATCTTCCACTAGGCAATTCGAGCTGTTCTAAGGTGTTTAtaaccggccaaggactgtcacttcagcagtacT ttgatttcgAAGGCTGCAGTGGATCGCAATGTGATGATGGCACTTGCATTGAAGACACCTATTTCTGCAATGGTTTCAAGGACTGCCCGGATGGATCGGATGAATCGGAACAAACGTGCAAGGAAGCAGAATGCACTGATAGCGATTTCAAGTGTTCCTATGGCGCCTGCATACCACACCAAATAACCTGCGATCAAAAATTCGACTGTGTGGATGGCAGCGATGAAACTTTCGCATTATGCCCCAATACGCAACCATGCCCCAATACGAAATTCCAGTGTGGCTATGGCGGATGCATTAATTTTGATGGAAAATGTGATGGCAAATTTGATTGTCCCGATCAAAGCGATGAGTATCCACCGTTATGTCAATGA